From one Flavobacteriales bacterium genomic stretch:
- a CDS encoding S9 family peptidase: protein MIDTSHAPPIAAKRPHTITAHGHARTDEYHWMRLSEEQRIAAEPDSLTRAVIDHLNAENAYTEATLAPVKALRESLFAEMKARIKETDMSVPYREHGYWYRERFDAGKEYSVHLRAAAKDDRWPADDDAAWQVLLDENDLARGSAYFELGDFEISPGNGIVAYSTDRVGRRLYDIRFRDIATGQDLPDVIESTGGSCAFGDERTVFYSRKDHTLRSYRIYRHVLGTPAASDAVVFEETDAAFSCDVYRSRSDRYVMIVSESTLSSEHRFLPVEDPMGGFRTFLPREEEHEHTVMHAPPTDGTPGKWYIVTNWDALNFRLMECAEGDTQDKRKWKEVLAHRDNVLLEDVEIFRDHLVLSERREGLTHLRVRRLSDGREHEIGFNDPAYVAYSGTNPEWDSRKLRYGYTSLTTPKSIFEHDLDANTSELLKQQEVVGTFKSSDYASERIWAPARDGAKVPVSIVYRKGTPIDGTAPLLLYGYGSYGNSIDPTFSSARLSLLDRGFVYAIAHIRGGEEMGRDWYENGKMEHKVNTFTDFIDCADHLEKMKYADPMRIFCLGGSAGGLLVGAVVNMRPDRWKAACAEVPFVDVVTTMLDESIPLTTGEFDEWGDPKEKEAYDRMLSYSPYDNVKDARYPALLVTTGFHDSQVQYWEPAKWVQRLREHQLADAPIMLFTNMEAGHGGASGRFEMLKEVALIYAFFLQQAGLAG, encoded by the coding sequence ATGATCGACACCTCGCACGCACCGCCCATCGCAGCGAAGCGGCCGCACACCATCACCGCGCATGGCCATGCCCGCACCGATGAGTACCACTGGATGCGCCTCAGCGAAGAACAGCGCATCGCCGCTGAGCCGGATTCGCTCACGCGCGCGGTGATCGACCACCTGAACGCCGAGAACGCCTACACTGAAGCGACCCTCGCCCCGGTTAAGGCCCTGCGCGAATCACTCTTCGCCGAGATGAAGGCACGCATCAAGGAAACGGACATGAGCGTGCCCTACCGGGAGCATGGCTACTGGTACCGCGAGCGTTTCGATGCCGGCAAGGAGTACAGCGTGCACCTGCGGGCGGCGGCGAAGGATGATCGCTGGCCAGCGGATGATGATGCGGCGTGGCAGGTGCTGCTCGACGAGAACGATCTCGCGCGGGGAAGCGCCTATTTCGAACTGGGCGACTTCGAGATCAGCCCCGGCAACGGCATCGTTGCCTATAGCACGGACCGCGTTGGGCGCAGGCTCTATGACATCCGTTTCCGGGACATCGCCACAGGACAGGACCTGCCCGATGTGATCGAGAGCACTGGCGGCAGCTGCGCCTTCGGCGATGAGCGCACCGTGTTCTACAGCCGCAAGGACCATACGCTGCGCAGCTACCGCATCTACCGCCATGTGCTGGGCACGCCGGCGGCCAGCGATGCGGTCGTGTTCGAGGAAACGGACGCGGCATTCAGCTGCGATGTGTACCGCAGCCGCAGCGACCGCTATGTGATGATCGTGAGCGAGAGCACCCTCAGCAGCGAGCACCGTTTCCTGCCTGTTGAGGATCCCATGGGCGGCTTCCGCACGTTCCTCCCGCGGGAAGAAGAGCATGAGCACACCGTGATGCATGCGCCGCCCACCGATGGCACGCCGGGCAAGTGGTACATCGTCACCAATTGGGACGCGCTCAACTTCCGCCTGATGGAATGCGCCGAGGGCGATACGCAGGACAAGCGAAAGTGGAAGGAGGTGCTTGCCCATCGCGATAACGTGCTGCTTGAGGACGTGGAGATCTTCCGCGACCACCTCGTGCTCAGCGAGCGCCGCGAAGGCCTCACCCATCTGCGCGTGCGCCGGCTGAGCGATGGCCGCGAGCATGAGATCGGCTTCAACGACCCCGCCTATGTGGCCTACAGCGGCACCAACCCCGAATGGGATTCGCGCAAGCTGCGCTACGGCTACACCTCGCTCACCACGCCGAAGAGCATATTCGAGCATGACCTGGACGCGAACACGTCGGAGCTGCTCAAGCAGCAGGAGGTGGTCGGCACATTCAAGAGCAGCGACTATGCAAGTGAGCGCATCTGGGCGCCTGCGCGCGACGGGGCCAAAGTGCCGGTGAGCATCGTGTACAGGAAAGGCACGCCGATCGACGGCACCGCGCCGCTGCTCCTTTACGGCTACGGCAGCTACGGCAACAGCATCGACCCCACCTTCAGCAGCGCGCGCCTCAGCCTGCTCGATCGCGGCTTCGTGTATGCCATCGCGCACATCCGCGGTGGGGAGGAGATGGGGCGGGATTGGTACGAGAACGGCAAGATGGAGCACAAGGTGAACACCTTCACGGACTTCATTGATTGCGCCGACCACCTTGAGAAGATGAAATACGCAGACCCCATGCGCATCTTCTGCCTGGGAGGGAGCGCTGGCGGATTGCTCGTAGGGGCCGTGGTGAACATGAGACCAGACCGCTGGAAAGCGGCCTGCGCCGAAGTGCCCTTCGTGGATGTGGTGACCACCATGCTCGACGAGAGCATCCCCCTCACCACGGGCGAATTCGATGAATGGGGCGACCCCAAGGAGAAGGAGGCCTACGACCGCATGCTCTCCTACTCGCCGTATGACAATGTGAAGGATGCGCGCTATCCGGCCCTGCTGGTCACCACCGGATTCCATGACAGCCAGGTGCAGTACTGGGAGCCGGCCAAATGGGTGCAGCGTCTGCGCGAGCATCAGCTGGCCGATGCGCCGATCATGCTCTTCACGAATATGGAAGCCGGTCACGGCGGCGCTTCAGGCCGGTTCGAGATGCTCAAGGAGGTGGCGCTGATCTACGCCTTCTTCCTTCAGCAGGCCGGCCTTGCGGGCTAA
- a CDS encoding DUF1232 domain-containing protein, translated as MKTPLIALAGLLSFLYLLNPTLGLFEFIPDNIPLLGNVDDATAAMVLLGALRYFGWDLTNLFVRHRAIDFGAKVD; from the coding sequence ATGAAGACCCCACTCATCGCCTTGGCCGGCCTGCTTTCGTTCTTGTACCTGCTCAATCCCACGCTCGGACTGTTCGAGTTCATTCCGGACAACATCCCGCTGCTGGGTAACGTGGACGATGCCACGGCCGCCATGGTCCTATTGGGTGCGCTGCGCTATTTCGGCTGGGACCTCACGAACCTGTTCGTGCGCCACCGCGCCATCGACTTCGGCGCCAAGGTCGATTAG
- a CDS encoding M28 family peptidase, with amino-acid sequence MRNLLLAALAATVTTASAQPLSDAEALDQMRYDVQYLASDLLEGREAGTKGEELAVDYIKAKFGNAGLMPYGDEATYVQSFTFAADPVRGPMNTLQLGRKKLKIDEQWFPLGYSGSMGARGKVLKLGYGIAAPELNYADYPDTLELKDRIVAFSVSSPDGIHPHSKYLAHHDLQARAQRAAERGAAAVLFYNDDPTAPSPEGRLSAKVKPIGIPVIFLKGDLHEQLVIDNNPCAVSIDIVREERTAYNVVGMIDNGAPNVVVIGAHLDHLGWGDEGSLHRGERAIHNGADDNASGIAVMLQLARDIMEMDHARANDYLFIAFSGEEKGLYGSNYWTKNPTVPIAELNYMINLDMVGRLDSAGAVGINGVGTSPAWDEVNRTLVGNLKVTTTTSGIGPSDHTSFYLQGVPAIHFFTGTHADYHKPTDDEEKINYPGMLRVARFIESLIATLNDDGKLAFTKTEEVNTEDTPRFKVTLGVVPDYLYDGKGMRIDGITEGKPAANAGLKVGDVVVKLGAIDVADMMGYMKALAQFNKGDTARVKVLRAGKEVESDVTF; translated from the coding sequence ATGCGGAACCTGCTCCTAGCGGCCCTGGCGGCCACGGTTACAACGGCCAGCGCCCAGCCCCTCTCTGATGCCGAGGCGCTCGACCAGATGCGCTACGACGTGCAATACCTCGCGAGCGACCTTCTCGAAGGACGCGAGGCGGGCACCAAGGGCGAGGAGCTTGCGGTGGACTACATCAAGGCCAAATTCGGCAACGCGGGCCTGATGCCCTATGGCGACGAGGCCACCTATGTGCAGTCCTTCACCTTCGCGGCAGACCCCGTGCGCGGCCCAATGAACACGCTGCAGCTCGGCCGCAAGAAGCTGAAGATTGATGAGCAATGGTTCCCCTTGGGCTATTCGGGTTCAATGGGCGCCCGCGGAAAAGTCCTCAAGCTCGGTTATGGCATCGCTGCGCCTGAGCTGAACTATGCGGACTATCCCGACACGCTCGAGCTGAAGGACCGCATCGTGGCCTTCAGCGTGAGCTCGCCCGATGGCATCCATCCGCACAGCAAGTACCTCGCGCACCACGATCTGCAGGCGCGGGCCCAGCGCGCTGCCGAACGCGGTGCGGCAGCCGTGCTCTTCTACAACGACGACCCCACGGCGCCTTCGCCCGAAGGCAGGCTCAGCGCCAAGGTGAAGCCCATCGGCATACCAGTGATCTTCCTCAAGGGAGACCTTCACGAGCAGCTCGTGATCGACAACAACCCGTGCGCGGTGAGCATCGATATCGTGCGCGAGGAGCGGACGGCCTACAACGTGGTGGGCATGATCGACAACGGCGCGCCCAACGTGGTGGTGATCGGCGCCCACCTCGACCACCTGGGCTGGGGCGATGAGGGCTCGCTCCACCGAGGCGAACGCGCCATCCACAATGGCGCCGACGACAATGCCAGCGGCATCGCCGTGATGCTTCAGCTCGCGCGCGACATCATGGAGATGGACCACGCGCGCGCCAACGACTACCTCTTCATCGCCTTCAGCGGAGAGGAGAAGGGGCTCTATGGATCGAACTACTGGACGAAGAACCCGACCGTGCCGATCGCCGAGCTCAACTACATGATCAACCTCGATATGGTGGGCCGCCTCGACAGCGCGGGTGCCGTCGGCATCAATGGTGTGGGCACTTCGCCAGCATGGGATGAGGTGAACCGCACCCTCGTGGGCAACCTGAAGGTGACGACCACCACCAGCGGCATCGGCCCCAGCGACCATACCAGTTTCTACCTGCAAGGCGTGCCCGCCATCCACTTCTTCACCGGCACCCATGCGGATTACCACAAGCCCACCGACGACGAGGAGAAGATCAACTATCCAGGCATGCTGCGCGTCGCGCGCTTCATCGAATCACTCATCGCCACGCTGAACGACGACGGCAAGCTGGCCTTCACCAAGACCGAGGAAGTGAACACCGAGGATACACCGCGCTTCAAGGTCACCTTGGGCGTGGTGCCCGACTACCTCTACGATGGCAAAGGCATGCGCATCGATGGCATCACCGAAGGCAAGCCCGCTGCGAATGCTGGCCTGAAGGTGGGCGATGTGGTGGTGAAGCTCGGCGCGATCGACGTGGCCGACATGATGGGCTACATGAAGGCCCTCGCGCAATTCAACAAGGGCGATACGGCTAGAGTGAAGGTGCTTCGCGCGGGCAAGGAGGTTGAATCCGATGTGACCTTCTGA
- a CDS encoding NAD(P)H-dependent glycerol-3-phosphate dehydrogenase, giving the protein MAAQRIAVIGAGSWGTALVKLLSSNAERVGWWVRRAETIAHITKYGHNPDYISAAQFDVSRLAMSADVHSVVKDAEVLVIAVPSAFLKATMDQLDPTELKGKTIFSAVKGIVPETNQIVGEYLFHYWGVAEQDFGVICGPCHAEEVAMERLSYLTIACQEMAKAEAMGDALNGRFMKTTLSDDIYGTEYAAILKNVIAVCAGISVGLGYGDNFRAVLVSRAIQEIERFVAAAHPIARDINEPAYLGDLLVTAYSTFSRNREFGNMLGKGYSVRAAQLEMNMVAEGYYAVKCVHAINEKLKVDMPITEATYRMLYEKMAPMMEMRLLSEQLA; this is encoded by the coding sequence ATGGCAGCTCAACGCATCGCCGTGATCGGCGCCGGCAGCTGGGGCACAGCCCTGGTGAAGCTGCTCAGCAGCAATGCAGAGCGTGTCGGCTGGTGGGTGCGCCGCGCGGAGACCATCGCGCACATCACCAAGTACGGGCACAATCCGGATTACATCAGCGCTGCGCAGTTCGATGTGTCGCGCCTGGCCATGAGCGCCGACGTCCATTCCGTCGTGAAGGACGCCGAGGTGCTCGTGATCGCCGTGCCGAGCGCCTTCCTCAAGGCCACCATGGATCAGCTCGATCCAACTGAGCTGAAGGGGAAGACGATCTTCAGCGCGGTGAAGGGCATCGTGCCGGAGACCAACCAGATCGTGGGGGAGTACCTCTTCCATTACTGGGGGGTCGCGGAGCAAGACTTCGGCGTGATCTGCGGTCCGTGCCACGCGGAGGAAGTGGCCATGGAGCGATTGAGCTACCTCACCATCGCCTGCCAGGAAATGGCCAAGGCGGAGGCCATGGGCGATGCGCTCAACGGGCGCTTCATGAAGACCACGCTAAGCGACGACATCTATGGCACCGAGTACGCGGCCATCCTCAAGAACGTGATCGCCGTGTGCGCGGGCATCAGCGTGGGCCTGGGCTATGGCGACAACTTCCGTGCGGTGCTCGTGAGCCGTGCCATCCAGGAGATTGAGCGCTTCGTGGCGGCTGCGCATCCCATCGCGCGCGACATCAACGAGCCCGCCTACCTCGGCGACCTGCTGGTGACGGCCTACAGTACATTCAGTCGAAACCGTGAGTTCGGCAACATGCTGGGCAAGGGCTACAGCGTGCGTGCTGCCCAGCTGGAGATGAACATGGTTGCCGAAGGCTATTACGCCGTGAAGTGCGTGCACGCCATCAACGAGAAGCTGAAGGTGGACATGCCGATCACCGAAGCGACATACCGCATGCTCTACGAGAAGATGGCGCCCATGATGGAGATGCGGCTGCTGAGCGAGCAGCTGGCGTGA
- a CDS encoding LysE family transporter, whose translation MASFIGSLQAGVVNTAVLAHTVKWGRVAGRRMAVGGSIPEFIYAGVAFLGAGWLVEALGIGATGVTLVVSTILLLLGVYFVFVYKPKVAAPGEDKLSGDLRRGLVLGMANPQLLLFWCGVKLMLVSFGLRGESTADLFAFAAGAFVGALILLMILVRLGVKAQEKLSPKSLRTLFRGIGALLLASGCYGLMRAQGWVP comes from the coding sequence ATGGCCAGCTTCATTGGATCACTGCAAGCCGGCGTGGTGAACACTGCGGTGCTGGCGCACACGGTGAAGTGGGGTCGCGTTGCCGGGAGGCGCATGGCCGTAGGCGGGAGCATCCCGGAGTTCATCTATGCCGGCGTGGCCTTCCTAGGCGCGGGTTGGCTCGTTGAAGCGCTAGGCATCGGGGCAACTGGCGTCACTCTGGTGGTCTCGACCATCCTGTTGCTGCTCGGGGTGTATTTCGTCTTCGTTTACAAGCCCAAGGTCGCGGCACCGGGTGAGGATAAGCTCTCGGGCGACCTGCGTCGCGGCTTGGTGCTGGGCATGGCCAATCCGCAGTTGCTCCTGTTCTGGTGCGGAGTGAAGCTGATGCTCGTCTCCTTCGGGTTGCGGGGAGAATCCACCGCCGACCTCTTCGCCTTCGCGGCGGGCGCTTTCGTTGGGGCCCTCATCCTGCTCATGATACTCGTGCGATTGGGCGTGAAGGCTCAAGAGAAGCTCTCGCCGAAGAGCTTGCGTACCCTGTTCAGGGGGATCGGCGCGCTGCTGCTCGCAAGCGGGTGCTATGGCCTGATGCGCGCGCAGGGTTGGGTGCCATGA
- a CDS encoding T9SS type A sorting domain-containing protein → MRKLIIALGLIPINLLAQDLGTRNIVLQEITIPGMPGLQAFAWGQHDGEWLLIGGRTDGLHQRQPFAAFLAADNNAAAYVVNPQTQQVWSASLATLPTAVYMQLQSTNMEFQQVGDMLYIIGGYGYSTVAADHITHPRLTAVNVPDLITAIKTGQPVAAHVRSIVDNRMEVTGGYLGLLGDTYILVGGQRFVGRYNPMGPDFGPGFIQQYTNAIRRFRITDDGTSLGITDYEQVVDTVNLHRRDYNLVAQVFPDGSLGYTAFSGVFQYGANIPWLNTVDIDADGYAVVPDFEQLLNQYHGAHLAAYDAIANRMSSVFFGGIGRYYFDANDQLIDDAAVPFVNTISRVQREANGVMEEAAIGEMPALLGASAEFIKVPGVPEVFDGVIALEAVQGDTVLAGHIVGGIQSSAQNIFFVNNGTQSDATTRVFRVLLVQDNSTGLDEGRPIAKPVISINSNGADELLITLDLPSTGFAQLDLIDSSGRLVRSLLGARMPAGPQRMRADVRDLAPGGYVVRLRTGDLTKAVRFVR, encoded by the coding sequence ATGCGCAAGCTCATCATAGCACTCGGGCTCATCCCGATCAACCTCCTCGCCCAAGACCTCGGCACGCGCAACATCGTGCTTCAGGAGATTACCATCCCGGGCATGCCCGGCCTGCAGGCTTTCGCTTGGGGCCAGCACGATGGCGAATGGCTGTTGATCGGCGGGCGCACGGACGGCCTGCACCAACGCCAGCCCTTCGCCGCATTCCTCGCCGCAGACAACAACGCGGCGGCCTATGTGGTGAACCCGCAGACGCAGCAGGTGTGGAGCGCCTCGCTCGCCACCCTGCCCACCGCCGTGTACATGCAGCTCCAGAGCACGAACATGGAGTTCCAGCAGGTAGGTGACATGCTGTACATCATTGGCGGATACGGCTACTCCACCGTCGCTGCGGACCATATCACGCATCCTCGCCTTACGGCAGTAAACGTCCCCGATTTGATCACGGCAATCAAGACCGGCCAGCCGGTCGCGGCGCACGTTCGTTCAATCGTGGACAACCGCATGGAGGTGACCGGCGGTTATCTCGGATTGCTTGGGGACACCTACATTCTGGTGGGCGGCCAGCGATTCGTTGGTCGGTACAACCCGATGGGGCCCGACTTCGGACCTGGCTTCATCCAGCAATACACCAACGCCATCCGCCGCTTCCGCATCACCGATGATGGGACCAGCCTTGGCATCACCGATTACGAACAGGTCGTTGACACCGTGAACCTCCATCGCCGCGATTACAACCTGGTGGCACAGGTGTTCCCCGATGGGAGCTTGGGCTATACGGCCTTCAGCGGCGTGTTCCAGTACGGCGCAAACATCCCTTGGCTGAACACCGTGGACATCGATGCCGACGGATACGCCGTGGTGCCCGATTTCGAGCAGCTGCTGAACCAGTACCACGGCGCTCACCTGGCCGCGTATGACGCAATAGCCAACCGGATGAGCTCTGTCTTCTTCGGCGGGATCGGCCGCTACTACTTCGATGCCAATGATCAGCTGATAGACGATGCCGCAGTGCCCTTCGTGAACACCATCAGTCGTGTACAGCGCGAGGCCAATGGCGTCATGGAGGAAGCAGCCATCGGTGAGATGCCTGCCCTGTTGGGCGCGAGTGCCGAGTTCATCAAGGTGCCCGGGGTGCCCGAGGTCTTCGATGGCGTTATCGCGCTGGAGGCTGTGCAGGGCGATACGGTCCTCGCGGGCCACATTGTTGGGGGCATCCAGAGCAGTGCGCAGAACATCTTCTTCGTGAACAACGGCACGCAGAGCGATGCCACCACGCGCGTGTTCCGCGTGCTTCTCGTGCAAGACAACTCGACAGGCCTCGACGAAGGCCGGCCGATCGCCAAGCCCGTGATCTCCATCAACAGCAACGGGGCCGACGAGCTGTTGATCACGCTCGACCTTCCCTCGACCGGCTTCGCGCAGCTCGACCTGATCGATAGCAGCGGGAGGCTGGTGCGCAGCCTGCTCGGCGCGCGCATGCCCGCAGGGCCCCAGCGCATGCGTGCCGATGTGCGCGACCTAGCGCCCGGCGGCTATGTCGTTCGCTTGCGTACCGGTGACCTGACCAAGGCCGTGCGCTTCGTGCGGTAA
- a CDS encoding DUF3667 domain-containing protein — MSEALACKSCGADAGGRFCSTCGEKVLTPDDHTLKHYLGALLNAFTFADSKLWNTLKAVVLRTGELSAAYMDGRRVKHMRPVAFFFLANFIYFAIPVFQTFNTTLDSHMHYMPYSAWASAQVEQHLQRTQEAPEGFAARYESASANNAKLMLVAMVFLLVPPMALLYARKRTYVSAYVTASFELMAFHIWVSTVFLGTGFALMMALFRAIGVELDQRNLDAYLSLPIVLLHLWATIGIGRRFFNCSWAGAFWRAAAMLFGLQLALTLYRLLLFTFTFWQVG; from the coding sequence GTGAGCGAGGCACTGGCATGCAAGAGCTGCGGCGCTGATGCAGGCGGACGCTTCTGTTCCACCTGCGGTGAAAAGGTCCTCACCCCGGACGACCATACCCTGAAGCACTACCTCGGCGCGCTGCTCAACGCCTTCACGTTCGCGGATAGCAAGCTATGGAATACGCTGAAGGCGGTAGTGCTGCGGACGGGTGAGCTCAGCGCTGCATACATGGACGGCCGACGCGTGAAGCACATGCGGCCCGTAGCCTTCTTCTTCCTTGCCAACTTCATCTACTTCGCCATTCCGGTGTTCCAGACCTTCAACACAACGCTGGACTCGCACATGCACTATATGCCCTATAGCGCTTGGGCGAGCGCGCAGGTGGAGCAGCACTTGCAGCGCACGCAGGAGGCCCCGGAGGGCTTCGCCGCCCGATACGAATCGGCTTCGGCCAACAACGCCAAACTGATGCTGGTGGCGATGGTCTTCCTGCTGGTGCCGCCCATGGCCTTGCTCTATGCCCGGAAGCGCACCTACGTCAGCGCGTACGTGACCGCTTCATTCGAGCTGATGGCCTTCCATATCTGGGTGTCCACGGTCTTCCTGGGCACGGGCTTCGCCCTGATGATGGCCCTGTTCAGGGCCATCGGCGTCGAACTCGACCAACGGAATTTGGACGCCTACCTGAGCCTGCCCATTGTGCTGCTGCACCTCTGGGCCACTATTGGGATCGGTCGGCGATTCTTCAACTGCTCCTGGGCGGGTGCCTTTTGGCGTGCGGCGGCCATGCTGTTCGGGCTGCAGCTTGCGCTTACGCTCTATCGCTTGCTGCTCTTCACGTTCACCTTCTGGCAAGTGGGCTGA
- a CDS encoding glycosyltransferase, with product MPRTTVLLPFRNAYDTLDAAIASIAQQAYPDWNMLLVDNASTDESHGVAKRWVDRDARITLLHESRIGIAHALNTGLNHAEGVYIARMDADDISHPERLAKQVTWLDANPEVGVLGTRTAFSSTVEESRGMRAFVDWQNRIITPHEHYVKRFVDAPLAHPTVMFRRARVELHGGYDTGPLPEDHELWLRWMDAGVRFAKLPEELLTWNDHAHRLSRTHANYSVDAFFRTKVKWLAKWMKRTVNGRPVIIAGTSGLSRDRAEMLEAEGVVIHAFTDVRPREVPGRAFIPHDHLPPAGEAFIVSFISQRGTGDRIAEFLVSRGLAEGVDFVLAA from the coding sequence ATGCCACGGACCACGGTCCTCCTCCCCTTCCGCAACGCATACGACACGCTCGATGCCGCCATCGCCAGCATTGCGCAGCAGGCCTATCCTGATTGGAACATGCTGCTGGTCGACAACGCCAGCACGGATGAAAGCCACGGGGTCGCGAAGCGATGGGTCGACCGTGACGCGCGCATTACCCTCTTGCATGAGTCCCGCATCGGCATCGCGCATGCGCTCAACACCGGATTGAATCATGCCGAAGGCGTATACATCGCGCGCATGGATGCCGACGACATCAGCCATCCGGAACGCTTAGCGAAACAAGTGACCTGGCTCGACGCGAATCCCGAAGTCGGTGTTTTGGGAACGCGGACGGCTTTCAGCAGCACGGTGGAAGAGAGCCGGGGCATGCGGGCTTTCGTGGACTGGCAGAACAGGATCATCACCCCGCACGAGCACTATGTGAAGCGCTTCGTGGACGCCCCGCTCGCGCATCCCACAGTGATGTTCAGGCGGGCACGCGTGGAGCTCCATGGCGGCTATGATACCGGCCCCTTGCCCGAGGATCACGAACTGTGGTTGCGCTGGATGGATGCAGGCGTGCGCTTCGCGAAGCTGCCTGAAGAGCTGCTCACCTGGAACGACCATGCCCACCGACTCAGCCGCACACATGCGAACTACAGCGTGGATGCCTTCTTCCGCACCAAAGTGAAGTGGCTGGCGAAGTGGATGAAACGCACGGTGAACGGCCGTCCGGTGATCATCGCCGGCACCAGCGGCCTGAGCCGTGATCGCGCCGAGATGCTCGAGGCCGAGGGCGTCGTGATCCATGCCTTCACCGACGTGAGGCCACGAGAAGTGCCTGGCCGAGCCTTCATCCCCCACGACCATCTTCCACCAGCTGGTGAGGCTTTCATCGTCTCCTTCATCAGCCAGCGCGGAACCGGTGACCGCATCGCGGAATTCCTCGTATCGCGCGGCTTAGCGGAAGGCGTGGACTTCGTTCTTGCCGCGTAG
- a CDS encoding DUF3667 domain-containing protein yields MSPCANCGVPHDGLYCAQCGEKRRKPGIRLGEVLSDFLGGLFNVDAPILFTLRTFFKGPAALTHSFLAGRRKAFTPPVRFFLFGVAYYYIMRWLLNWDPVDSAVSSSGGDPSAATGAMRVNHWMSQNVNLLLPLLLLILASFDRLLFPRTPLRWVERLVHYLFAAGTYLIISSTTLPLAKLWPVFQLFNFFIIFGMIIYATLSVHRHSVWNVIKAVVMTPVAFVAYIALCSVLVAMLLGVPLTDLVVKR; encoded by the coding sequence ATGAGCCCTTGCGCGAATTGCGGAGTCCCGCACGACGGTCTCTACTGCGCACAATGCGGAGAGAAGCGGCGCAAGCCGGGCATCCGCCTGGGCGAGGTACTGAGCGACTTCCTCGGCGGGCTCTTCAATGTCGATGCGCCCATTCTCTTCACGCTCCGCACCTTCTTCAAGGGCCCAGCAGCGCTCACGCACAGCTTCCTCGCCGGCCGGCGCAAGGCCTTCACGCCGCCCGTGCGCTTCTTCCTCTTCGGTGTGGCTTACTACTATATCATGCGCTGGTTGCTCAATTGGGATCCGGTTGACAGCGCAGTTTCATCTTCCGGTGGCGACCCATCAGCGGCGACTGGCGCCATGCGCGTGAACCATTGGATGAGCCAGAACGTGAACCTGCTCCTCCCGCTGCTGCTGCTGATTCTCGCGTCCTTTGATCGCCTGCTGTTCCCGCGCACCCCGCTACGATGGGTGGAGAGGCTGGTGCATTACCTATTCGCCGCCGGAACCTATTTGATCATCTCCTCCACGACATTGCCGCTGGCCAAGCTGTGGCCGGTGTTCCAGCTGTTCAACTTCTTCATCATCTTCGGCATGATCATCTACGCCACTCTCTCGGTGCATCGGCACAGCGTGTGGAATGTAATCAAGGCAGTGGTGATGACGCCGGTGGCCTTCGTGGCCTACATCGCACTCTGCTCAGTGCTCGTGGCTATGCTACTCGGCGTGCCCTTGACTGACCTGGTGGTGAAGCGCTAG